The following proteins come from a genomic window of Balearica regulorum gibbericeps isolate bBalReg1 chromosome 19, bBalReg1.pri, whole genome shotgun sequence:
- the MRM1 gene encoding rRNA methyltransferase 1, mitochondrial has protein sequence MEQALKSGVWRAVGLSPASCGRWWWGLRYRSTREQRPPPFAPPAAGGDEEGPARGGDGGRQLPPPALPEASRAVTRSRTSPEGLAPQGQPRPWHKSYERGARPAAPGSRELWGSDEGDSSKARKRQEQKPVLIERTKGSEILFGIAPCSLALSQSRRDMFRLFLKESSGPRRLIMSEFVLQAMARGVPVHHVKGRELNALCRGRVHQGVCLEATPLRFKSLEEAEKPDVGDEENPKQQLIWLVLEKIQDPMNLGALLRSAYFLGVDRVVTSQRNSCPLTPTVSKASSGAVEVLDVYSTDDIQSFLKAKTAEGWEVVGTVTKPEEVENIPVISCLEFRWSKPVIIVIGNEGDGLSLETQLLCHRMLAIPPGRALHPGIESLNVSVATGIFLHSICSQKLRHSD, from the exons ATGGAGCAGGCGCTCAAGTCCGGTGTCTGGCGGGCCGTGGGGCTGTCCCCCGCTAGCTGCGGCCGGTGGTGGTGGGGGCTGAGGTACCGCTCCACTCGGGAGCAGCGGCCCCCGCCCTTCGCACCGCCGGCCGCAGGCGGGGACGAGGAAGGGCCGGCCCGAGGGGGGGATGGCGGCAGGCAGCTTCCCCCACCAGCCCTCCCGGAGGCTTCTCGGGCGGTGACCCGCTCCCGCACGTCCCCCGAGGGCCTGGCCCCGCAGGGACAGCCACGGCCGTGGCACAAGTCGTACGAGAGAGGGGCCAGGCCGGCTGCgccaggcagcagggagctgtgggGCTCGGATGAGGGTGACTCCTCAAAGGCgaggaagaggcaggagcagaagcCTGTACTGATCGAGAGGACTAAAGGCTCAGAGATCTTATTTGGGATCGCACCGTGTTCCCTGGCCCTCTCCCAGTCGAGAAGGGACATGTTCAGGTTGTTCCTCAAGGAGAGCAGCGGCCCTCGGCGGCTCATAATGAGTGAGTTTGTCCTTCAGGCCATGGCCCGGGGAGTCCCCGTGCACCACGTCAAAGGGAGAGAGCTGAATGCTCTTTGCAGAGGTCGGGTCCACCAGGGAGTTTGTCTGGAGGCCACTCCTCTCCGTTTCAAGAGTTTGGAGGAAGCTGAAAAGCCGGATGTAGGGGATGAAGAGAATCCGAAGCAGCAGTTGATTTGGCTGGTGTTGGAGAAGATCCAGGATCCCATGAACCTGGGGGCACTGCTGCGCTCTGCGTACTTCTTGGGGGTGGACAGAGTGGTGACAAGCCAGAGGAACAG ctgcCCATTGACTCCGACAGTGAGCAAAGCTAGCTCTGGAGCTGTGGAAGTCTTAGATGTCTACAGCACGGATGATATCCAGAGCTTTTTGAAG GCTAAAACTGCAGAAGGCTGGGAAGTTGTGGGAACGGTCACCAAGCCTGAGGAAGTGGAAAATATTCCTGTCATCAGTTGCTTGGAATTTCGGTGGAGTAAACCCGTTATTATAGTAATAG GGAATGAAGGTGACGGACTTTCCCTAGAGACGCAGCTCTTGTGCCATCGGATGCTGGCCATACCCCCTGGCAGGGCGCTTCACCCCGGGATCGAGTCGCTGAACGTCTCTGTTGCTACTG GTATTTTCCTGCACTCCATCTGCAGCCAAAAGCTGAGGCACAGtgattga